The Flavobacterium marginilacus genome window below encodes:
- a CDS encoding TonB-dependent receptor, which produces MNTFKHLIQHFIFIICIFLLSTISLFAQQNNGKLKGKITTSDGELAVGVNIILKNSKYGTVSNEDGTFEFNRIKPNIYTLQVSLTGYETTQQEVIVTENETTTLNLQLKISDKELKEVVVTSNKKRIASKESVFVARMPLRNLENPQVYSVINSKIIEQQVITNFDDALKSAAGVVSGGSEPGVRSYSYLRGFDEQAFFRNGKMLGNWTENDMANIETIEAIKGPSGTLFGGHGRANYGGVVNRTTKKPYDHFGGNISLISGSNAYNRFTADINSPLTKDSTLLARVNTAYRSEKSFQDYGRAESFFIAPSFIYNASDRLKFIIEADLFKINGVKRSYLSANGITNVDQLNAIHKSSFITNEIPYEKQSTIFSVDAIYKINDSWISTTSYAYSYSLYAPNYTDTTIDITNQTVDRSVGYAHYDYDYTNIQQYFNGDFKIGKLRNRLLVGLDYLGERGLYAGGSASYDTFNYNEVAPYITKEKFDTVLATSSPWSGNEISDRYSVYFSNVIDFTPSLHLMISLRYEYFKTESPSATLINTNDPEYTYNQGAWTPKFGLVYEVIPNQLSLFGNYMGGTKNLNTYLKDDGTGNGILEKADPEKATQWELGIKSSLFQDKLTLMASYFDIKVDNRLRIDPNNQLYSLQDGTQANKGFELELFANPITGLDIMLGYANLDAKFLNGSDAGNHVAYTPKSTLNYWLSYTLKQGNTKGLGLGFGGNYRGDSFLSSDNLVTISSVHTLNASLFYEQSKYRIAIKADNLSNEIYWGDYLNAQTPRTVKASLTFKF; this is translated from the coding sequence ATGAACACTTTTAAACACCTAATACAACATTTTATTTTCATAATCTGTATTTTCCTCTTATCAACTATTAGTCTTTTTGCCCAACAAAATAATGGAAAGCTAAAAGGAAAAATAACCACCTCAGACGGAGAATTAGCTGTCGGTGTCAACATCATTCTTAAAAATTCAAAATACGGTACAGTTTCTAATGAAGATGGAACTTTTGAATTTAACAGAATAAAACCAAATATTTATACTTTACAAGTTTCATTAACAGGTTACGAAACAACACAACAAGAAGTAATTGTTACAGAAAATGAAACGACCACTCTTAATTTACAATTAAAAATTTCTGACAAAGAATTAAAAGAAGTTGTTGTAACAAGTAACAAAAAGAGAATAGCTTCAAAAGAAAGTGTTTTTGTAGCACGAATGCCACTCAGGAATTTAGAAAATCCGCAAGTATATTCTGTAATCAATTCAAAAATAATAGAACAACAAGTAATCACTAATTTTGATGATGCGCTGAAAAGTGCTGCCGGAGTAGTTTCTGGAGGATCAGAACCTGGAGTTAGATCCTATTCTTATCTGAGGGGTTTTGATGAACAGGCTTTTTTTAGAAACGGAAAAATGCTTGGTAACTGGACAGAAAATGATATGGCTAATATTGAAACCATAGAAGCCATTAAAGGGCCATCAGGAACTTTATTTGGTGGACACGGTCGTGCTAATTATGGAGGTGTTGTGAACCGAACTACAAAAAAACCTTACGACCACTTTGGGGGCAATATTAGTTTAATTTCAGGGAGCAATGCCTACAATCGTTTTACAGCAGACATTAATAGTCCTCTAACTAAAGATTCAACTTTATTAGCTCGGGTCAATACAGCTTATAGATCCGAAAAAAGTTTTCAAGATTATGGTAGAGCCGAAAGCTTTTTTATAGCTCCTTCCTTTATTTATAATGCCAGTGACCGTTTAAAATTTATTATAGAAGCCGACTTATTTAAAATTAACGGTGTTAAAAGATCTTATTTGAGTGCTAATGGGATAACAAATGTTGACCAGTTAAATGCTATTCATAAATCATCGTTTATTACAAACGAAATTCCGTATGAAAAACAATCTACCATATTTTCCGTAGATGCTATCTATAAAATAAATGATAGCTGGATTTCAACCACATCTTATGCCTATTCTTATAGTTTATATGCCCCAAATTATACTGATACAACAATTGATATCACTAATCAAACAGTAGATCGTTCCGTTGGTTATGCACATTACGATTATGACTATACAAATATTCAACAGTACTTTAATGGTGATTTTAAAATTGGAAAACTACGTAATCGCTTACTTGTAGGATTGGATTACTTAGGCGAAAGAGGTCTTTATGCAGGAGGTAGTGCAAGCTATGATACTTTTAATTATAATGAGGTAGCACCATACATTACAAAAGAAAAATTTGATACGGTTTTAGCAACTAGTTCCCCTTGGTCAGGAAATGAAATATCAGACAGATATAGTGTTTATTTCTCAAATGTTATTGACTTTACACCAAGTTTACATTTAATGATCAGTTTGCGCTATGAATATTTTAAAACAGAAAGTCCAAGTGCGACATTAATCAATACCAATGATCCTGAATACACATATAACCAAGGTGCTTGGACTCCAAAATTTGGATTAGTATATGAAGTTATTCCAAATCAGCTTTCTTTATTCGGGAACTATATGGGAGGTACAAAAAATCTAAATACTTACCTTAAAGATGATGGTACAGGAAATGGCATTTTAGAAAAAGCAGATCCAGAAAAAGCAACTCAATGGGAATTGGGTATAAAATCAAGTTTATTCCAAGACAAATTAACCTTAATGGCTAGTTACTTTGATATAAAAGTAGATAATCGATTAAGAATAGATCCTAATAATCAATTATACAGTTTGCAAGACGGAACGCAAGCTAATAAAGGGTTTGAATTAGAATTATTTGCAAATCCAATTACTGGTCTTGATATTATGTTAGGCTACGCAAATCTTGATGCCAAATTCTTGAATGGTAGCGATGCAGGAAATCACGTGGCATACACGCCTAAATCAACATTAAATTATTGGTTGAGTTATACTCTTAAACAAGGAAATACTAAAGGACTAGGATTAGGTTTTGGAGGAAATTATAGAGGCGATAGCTTTTTGAGTTCAGATAATTTAGTAACTATTTCTAGTGTTCACACTTTAAATGCTTCATTATTTTACGAACAATCAAAATATAGAATTGCTATAAAAGCTGATAATCTTAGTAATGAAATTTATTGGGGAGATTACTTAAATGCTCAAACACCAAGAACCGTTAAAGCTTCTTTAACATTCAAATTTTAA
- a CDS encoding alpha/beta hydrolase-fold protein, which translates to MKKIFLLLLCFYLTNSFSQDSITIGSKHHVFSKALNEERNFWIYLPPDYDNKKFAPAKYPVVYLLDAENNFHSYTGIQHSLAKGPYAMIPQMIVVGITNTNRTLDLTPTESNRDAFYDKNKKIFKQSGGNKNFISFLETELRPYIDSHYRTSGYNILNGHSFGGLTAVNILLHHTKLFNAYTIIDPSLWWDNEIMIKKADSIFKNKDFDNRSIYLAMANKIKIPQDTTTDMARGIRKFEKLLGSKTPRNLRWAFKYYENEDHGTIPIPAEYDGLRFIFKDHLVQVKEAVENPSLVAQQYHKLSKTTGYVFLPSESYLDWMGNFCLEREKPESALAFFEMAKMYYSNSSNVFLRLGQCSEKKENKIQAQLFYEKALQLAPDNKKATTLLKNLNK; encoded by the coding sequence ATGAAAAAAATATTTCTACTCCTGCTTTGCTTTTATTTAACCAACTCCTTTTCGCAGGACAGTATAACCATCGGAAGTAAACATCATGTTTTTTCAAAAGCTTTGAACGAAGAACGCAACTTTTGGATCTATCTTCCGCCCGATTACGACAATAAAAAATTTGCTCCAGCCAAATATCCTGTCGTTTATTTATTGGATGCCGAAAACAATTTCCATTCCTATACTGGAATCCAGCATTCATTAGCCAAAGGACCTTATGCAATGATTCCGCAGATGATTGTCGTAGGAATTACCAATACTAATCGTACTCTGGATTTAACTCCCACAGAAAGCAATCGGGATGCTTTTTATGATAAAAACAAAAAAATCTTCAAGCAAAGCGGAGGCAACAAAAACTTTATTTCTTTTTTAGAAACCGAATTGCGTCCTTACATTGATTCGCATTACAGAACTTCTGGCTATAATATCCTGAACGGACATTCCTTTGGCGGATTGACAGCTGTAAATATTTTACTGCATCATACTAAATTGTTTAATGCCTATACGATTATTGATCCGAGTCTTTGGTGGGATAATGAAATTATGATTAAAAAGGCTGATTCCATTTTCAAAAACAAAGATTTCGACAACCGCAGTATTTATTTGGCTATGGCCAATAAAATAAAAATTCCGCAGGACACTACGACTGATATGGCAAGAGGTATTCGAAAATTTGAAAAATTATTAGGATCTAAAACTCCAAGAAACCTGCGATGGGCATTTAAATACTATGAAAATGAAGACCATGGAACTATTCCTATTCCAGCAGAATATGATGGCTTGCGATTTATTTTCAAAGATCATTTAGTACAAGTAAAAGAAGCGGTAGAGAATCCATCTTTAGTAGCACAGCAGTATCATAAACTTTCTAAAACAACTGGCTATGTATTTCTTCCTTCAGAAAGCTATTTGGATTGGATGGGTAACTTTTGTTTAGAAAGAGAAAAACCTGAATCGGCTCTTGCTTTTTTTGAAATGGCAAAAATGTACTATTCTAATAGCAGTAACGTGTTTCTACGTTTAGGACAATGCTCTGAAAAAAAAGAAAACAAAATTCAAGCCCAACTTTTTTATGAAAAAGCATTGCAGCTGGCTCCCGATAACAAAAAAGCAACTACGCTTTTGAAAAACTTAAATAAGTGA
- a CDS encoding PepSY-associated TM helix domain-containing protein, giving the protein MTKNPQKTAVSKKAKQKNKWSKLNHWLHLWLGLSSGIIVFIVAFSGILFIFCDDIIDGLAYNSLYVEEVKEKKLTPEEILKSFKQQFPDRKASYYINYRDPERTIKLASSTKDRDLQFSWIDPYTGIVLYSGKAYDFFYIVAHVHSGEMPFGKTGNLIVEISVWIFLIELITGLILWWPKKWNSSTKKQSFTIKTSASFKRLNYDLHNVPGFYNLLPALLITITGLIIVNKPLGAAAHKIFGGAPKSYSKLRDMKPEYDNTKTYAPLSPIIEKLFAKDKTIEQVKLSVASKDSITAIFAVAAEDIGLKGVENGKTFAINRYTGQEMEIPVNVMNGLAIDDWTMNLHIGFWAGWIGKTLTLLVGLICTALPVTGFIIWYGRNNKKKNGPLT; this is encoded by the coding sequence ATGACAAAGAACCCTCAAAAAACGGCAGTCTCCAAAAAAGCGAAGCAAAAAAACAAATGGAGCAAATTAAACCATTGGTTACATTTATGGTTAGGATTAAGTTCTGGAATAATCGTGTTTATTGTTGCATTTTCTGGTATTTTATTTATTTTCTGCGATGATATTATTGATGGATTGGCTTACAATTCGTTATATGTAGAGGAAGTAAAAGAAAAAAAACTCACTCCGGAAGAAATTCTAAAATCTTTCAAACAGCAATTTCCTGACAGAAAAGCAAGTTATTATATCAACTACAGGGATCCTGAACGCACCATTAAGTTAGCCTCTTCGACCAAAGACAGAGATTTGCAGTTTTCATGGATTGACCCTTATACGGGAATCGTTTTGTATTCAGGCAAAGCCTATGATTTTTTCTATATCGTGGCACACGTACACAGCGGTGAAATGCCTTTTGGAAAAACAGGAAACTTAATCGTAGAGATTTCTGTGTGGATATTCTTAATAGAACTAATTACTGGTCTTATTTTATGGTGGCCAAAGAAATGGAATAGTTCTACAAAAAAACAAAGCTTTACCATTAAAACCAGCGCCAGTTTTAAAAGACTGAATTATGATTTACACAATGTTCCAGGCTTTTATAATTTACTGCCTGCATTACTGATAACCATTACTGGATTAATTATTGTCAACAAGCCGCTAGGTGCTGCAGCTCACAAAATATTTGGAGGAGCTCCTAAATCGTATTCAAAACTGCGCGACATGAAACCGGAATACGACAATACCAAAACTTATGCACCGCTAAGCCCTATCATAGAAAAATTATTTGCTAAAGATAAAACTATTGAACAAGTAAAACTATCCGTTGCCTCAAAGGATAGCATCACTGCAATATTTGCCGTTGCAGCCGAAGATATTGGATTAAAAGGAGTCGAAAACGGAAAAACTTTTGCTATCAACCGCTACACGGGACAAGAAATGGAGATCCCTGTAAATGTGATGAACGGTCTTGCAATTGATGATTGGACCATGAACCTGCACATTGGCTTTTGGGCAGGCTGGATTGGAAAAACATTGACTTTGTTGGTGGGACTTATTTGCACCGCTTTGCCTGTCACTGGTTTTATAATATGGTACGGACGAAATAATAAAAAGAAAAACGGGCCATTAACTTAA
- a CDS encoding TonB-dependent receptor has protein sequence MISIKPKTKKVFINTFKITFIFIFLCATALAQQNTGTINGTVTTSDDHVGEAVNITISELKKSTVTDANGNFTFNKVPTGTYQLQISMMGHQSSTKQAIVTTNEVTAVNFQLESSLKELNEVVVVSAAKKFAEKKSEYVARLPISNLENPQVYTVVPKELFQEQIAVDFRSALNSAPGLSNVVQSVGSGGVGLSLRMRGFSGASAAGSIRNGMNTNWVTMSDPVNLESIEVIKGPSGTLFGSALTTYGGLINRVTKKPFETAKGEVSYTTGSWALSRTTIDYNTPINEDKTMLFRINAALDNQKTWQDYGKSKTFIIAPSFTLKANDKLTFDFDLEMYNGSRNSISIGLGSGTPTAKSFNDYHFDFKKSYATDELQSEAKNTNAYARAAYLISDKWVSQTNFSNSFTDNKANYLFLLINTAANSNTTLQRRLYNINSTFKTSQLQQNFIGNLKTGSIKHRLLLGLDYTYISTNDNRWLINNYDVAAGNPALTINGTAAFINIEKYKSLIAAMTAPTVTNNRDFRTTSAYVSDVVNFTDQLIAMASVRFDHYENKITNYNQNTVSPKMGLIYQVVKDKVSVFGNYMNGYTNVAPGATAENPQTEFKPEQANQLEGGVKVELLGGKLNGTLSYYDIEVKDKLRTDPNNSLFSVQDATQRSKGFEADLIANPFRGFHVILGYGYNESEYTKAAAAIEGKRPYSTPANVANLWMSYKILDGKIKGLGFGFGGNTQSDSYLNDANTFTVNGYTVMDATVFYEKPKFRLGVKLNNIANKEYWSADYWANMMPTRQLVANLTFKF, from the coding sequence ATGATTTCTATCAAACCAAAGACCAAAAAGGTGTTTATAAACACTTTTAAAATCACATTTATATTTATTTTTCTGTGTGCTACAGCATTGGCACAGCAAAATACAGGAACAATTAACGGAACAGTAACTACATCTGACGATCATGTAGGAGAGGCTGTTAACATCACTATATCTGAACTAAAAAAATCAACAGTCACAGATGCTAACGGTAACTTTACTTTTAATAAAGTCCCAACAGGAACCTATCAATTACAAATCAGCATGATGGGACATCAGTCATCTACAAAACAAGCTATTGTAACTACAAACGAAGTAACAGCAGTTAACTTTCAGCTCGAATCTTCCTTAAAAGAATTAAACGAAGTAGTTGTAGTTTCGGCAGCTAAGAAATTTGCCGAAAAGAAGAGTGAATATGTAGCAAGACTGCCAATAAGCAATCTTGAAAACCCACAGGTTTATACCGTTGTACCCAAAGAACTTTTCCAGGAACAAATTGCAGTTGATTTTAGAAGTGCTCTAAACTCGGCTCCTGGCTTGAGCAATGTTGTACAAAGTGTCGGTTCCGGCGGTGTAGGTTTGAGTTTGAGAATGCGTGGTTTCAGCGGCGCATCGGCTGCGGGATCCATTCGTAACGGAATGAACACCAACTGGGTTACTATGAGCGACCCAGTAAATCTGGAAAGTATTGAAGTTATCAAAGGACCATCTGGAACTTTATTCGGATCGGCATTAACCACATATGGAGGCCTTATCAACAGAGTAACCAAAAAACCGTTTGAAACAGCCAAAGGCGAAGTGAGCTATACTACAGGAAGCTGGGCTTTGAGCCGTACCACCATAGATTACAATACACCTATTAACGAAGACAAAACAATGCTTTTTAGAATCAACGCAGCATTGGACAATCAAAAAACTTGGCAGGATTACGGCAAAAGCAAAACCTTCATAATAGCACCGTCATTTACACTTAAGGCAAACGATAAATTGACTTTTGATTTCGATTTAGAGATGTATAACGGAAGCCGAAATTCAATTTCAATTGGTTTGGGTTCTGGAACGCCAACTGCAAAAAGTTTCAATGACTATCATTTTGATTTCAAAAAATCGTATGCAACAGATGAGTTACAGTCTGAAGCCAAAAACACCAATGCTTATGCAAGAGCTGCTTACTTGATTTCGGACAAATGGGTGTCGCAAACCAATTTCTCCAATTCATTTACAGACAACAAAGCCAATTATTTATTCCTGCTGATTAATACTGCGGCCAATAGCAATACGACTTTACAAAGAAGATTATACAACATTAACAGTACTTTCAAAACATCACAATTACAGCAGAACTTTATAGGAAATCTGAAAACAGGAAGTATCAAACACCGATTATTACTAGGTCTGGATTACACTTACATAAGCACTAATGATAACAGATGGCTGATTAATAATTATGATGTTGCCGCTGGAAATCCTGCTCTAACCATAAATGGAACTGCCGCATTTATCAATATAGAAAAATACAAATCCCTGATTGCCGCAATGACTGCTCCAACAGTCACTAACAACAGGGATTTTAGAACGACGAGTGCCTATGTATCAGATGTTGTGAATTTTACTGATCAATTAATTGCAATGGCAAGCGTTCGTTTTGATCACTACGAAAACAAAATAACCAACTACAATCAAAATACCGTTTCGCCAAAAATGGGTTTGATTTATCAAGTAGTAAAAGATAAAGTTTCCGTTTTTGGAAATTATATGAACGGTTACACCAACGTTGCCCCAGGAGCGACTGCCGAAAATCCGCAGACTGAATTTAAACCTGAACAAGCCAATCAATTAGAAGGCGGAGTAAAAGTGGAATTATTAGGAGGAAAACTGAACGGAACTTTAAGCTATTATGATATTGAAGTTAAAGACAAATTACGTACAGACCCAAACAACAGCTTATTTTCAGTTCAAGATGCAACACAGAGAAGCAAAGGTTTTGAAGCGGATTTGATTGCCAATCCATTTAGAGGTTTCCATGTTATTTTGGGATATGGCTATAATGAAAGTGAATATACCAAAGCTGCTGCAGCGATCGAAGGCAAAAGACCTTATTCTACTCCTGCTAATGTTGCTAACCTTTGGATGAGTTATAAAATATTGGACGGAAAAATAAAAGGACTTGGTTTTGGTTTTGGTGGAAATACCCAAAGCGACAGCTACCTGAATGATGCCAATACTTTCACCGTAAATGGATACACCGTAATGGATGCCACTGTTTTTTACGAAAAACCAAAATTCAGATTGGGAGTGAAACTAAACAATATCGCAAACAAAGAATATTGGTCAGCTGATTATTGGGCAAACATGATGCCTACAAGACAATTGGTAGCCAATCTTACTTTCAAATTTTAG
- a CDS encoding helix-turn-helix domain-containing protein, which translates to MQTQMRSEIFKKKLVVIKNPIQFNKEDLVEKKIDFNHKGITGVITDIMLNGIHLVSRDLTMRDDSYSIEIEHSFSFVKLHFEIEGDNEYIPENPLGRGIYIPEGHYNLFYIPNIKGVLNYRTKRRKTLEITFTEAYLEQLFYPNLKTTIPLLASAITNNTAYTMWETSKSISPKLHILIEDIIQCNYTGAIKKAFLESKVVEVLSHLFTIINEEENTKINEDLSESDYLKIVAVEHILKTQFKEKHTLASIASQVGLNDFKLKKQFKIVYNTTVFHYLTELRMEYAKQLILEKDISICSVSEELGYKNPQHFTVAFKKKFGYLPSKLKKIV; encoded by the coding sequence ATGCAGACACAGATGAGAAGCGAGATATTTAAGAAGAAATTGGTTGTGATAAAGAATCCTATTCAGTTTAATAAAGAAGATCTTGTTGAAAAAAAAATAGACTTCAATCATAAAGGTATTACAGGAGTTATCACTGATATTATGTTAAACGGAATTCATTTGGTAAGTCGGGATTTGACTATGAGAGATGATTCGTATTCGATTGAAATAGAGCACAGCTTTTCGTTTGTAAAACTGCATTTTGAAATAGAAGGTGATAATGAATATATTCCTGAAAATCCATTAGGCAGAGGGATTTATATTCCAGAAGGGCATTATAATTTGTTTTATATTCCTAATATAAAAGGGGTTTTGAATTACCGGACCAAAAGAAGAAAGACACTCGAAATCACCTTTACCGAAGCCTATTTAGAACAATTGTTTTATCCCAATTTGAAAACTACAATCCCTTTATTGGCAAGCGCTATTACCAATAATACGGCTTATACTATGTGGGAAACCAGCAAAAGCATTTCGCCAAAACTGCATATTCTGATCGAAGATATAATTCAATGCAATTATACGGGAGCTATCAAAAAAGCATTTTTAGAATCAAAAGTGGTTGAGGTACTATCGCATTTGTTTACCATTATCAATGAAGAAGAAAATACCAAAATCAATGAAGATTTAAGCGAAAGCGATTATCTTAAAATTGTAGCAGTAGAACATATTCTAAAAACGCAATTCAAAGAAAAACATACACTGGCGAGCATTGCATCACAAGTAGGCTTGAATGATTTTAAACTAAAAAAACAGTTCAAAATAGTTTATAATACAACCGTTTTTCATTATTTGACGGAACTTCGTATGGAATATGCTAAGCAATTAATCTTAGAAAAGGATATTTCTATTTGCAGTGTTTCGGAAGAATTGGGGTATAAAAATCCACAGCATTTTACAGTAGCTTTCAAAAAAAAGTTTGGATATTTACCTAGTAAGCTAAAAAAGATAGTGTAA
- a CDS encoding PepSY-associated TM helix domain-containing protein produces MNNRNYNIYFHTHTVSGIVISVVLFVIFFAGSFSFFKEEINNWERSESVIINKEMVLNTETILDSINKKYPLHARTVSLYNSTNSRKLRVSLEASKDSLAAKEAKESQYFILDTKTFQTATYDDSYSLGEFLYRLHFLAQIPYPVGYYLSGFVALFFLFAIVTGVLLHWQKIVSNFYLFRPKEKLKTMWTDAHTSLGVLGLPFQFVYAVTGAFFMIKLVIVAPVVIALYDGNQDKLYQDLEYSTLPYEYKKASLKAPYHINELVADAKTKWNDFDITEIKIENYGDANMHLTIGGQLSPKQKFTGNGELVYKVASGKIIKEKHPYAQTTYLDGVKSVLYRIHFADYGGYALKIISFVLGIVTCFVIISGVMIWLVARDKKNIPEKKRRFNRKVVLIYLAICLSMYPITAFTFIVCKLFYPLGQSGIYSIYFVGWLLLTVFFIVKRNDAFTTKYSLLAGSILGFLVPVSNGIVTGKWFWTTYNDEFQLFFVDVFWIILASISLYAVLKRKNIKKQNSQILE; encoded by the coding sequence ATGAACAACAGAAACTATAATATCTATTTTCACACACATACTGTTAGTGGTATTGTGATAAGCGTGGTGCTTTTTGTGATTTTTTTTGCGGGTTCTTTCTCTTTTTTTAAAGAAGAAATCAATAATTGGGAGCGCAGCGAATCTGTGATTATTAATAAAGAAATGGTATTGAATACGGAAACAATATTAGATTCCATCAATAAAAAATATCCTTTACACGCTAGAACAGTTTCTTTATATAATTCGACCAATTCAAGAAAATTAAGAGTTTCTTTGGAAGCCTCAAAAGACAGTTTAGCTGCCAAAGAAGCTAAAGAAAGTCAGTACTTTATATTAGATACCAAAACGTTCCAAACAGCTACTTATGATGACTCTTATTCGTTAGGAGAATTCTTGTATCGTCTTCATTTTTTGGCACAAATTCCTTATCCTGTTGGCTACTATCTTTCGGGGTTTGTGGCTTTATTTTTCCTTTTTGCAATTGTAACCGGAGTGTTATTACATTGGCAAAAAATAGTTTCTAACTTTTATCTTTTTAGACCCAAAGAAAAACTAAAAACGATGTGGACCGATGCGCATACTTCGCTAGGTGTTTTAGGTTTGCCATTCCAATTTGTATATGCAGTTACTGGTGCTTTTTTTATGATTAAACTAGTAATAGTCGCACCTGTTGTTATCGCTTTATACGATGGTAATCAGGATAAATTATATCAGGATTTAGAATATAGCACTTTGCCTTATGAATATAAAAAAGCCTCCTTAAAAGCCCCTTATCACATTAATGAATTAGTAGCCGATGCCAAAACCAAATGGAATGATTTTGATATAACCGAAATCAAAATTGAAAATTATGGTGATGCTAATATGCACCTTACCATTGGAGGCCAATTATCGCCAAAGCAGAAATTTACTGGAAATGGAGAATTGGTATATAAAGTGGCTTCTGGAAAAATCATAAAAGAAAAACACCCTTATGCACAAACTACCTATTTAGATGGCGTAAAAAGTGTTTTATATCGCATTCACTTTGCTGATTATGGCGGTTATGCCTTAAAAATAATCAGTTTTGTTTTGGGGATTGTTACTTGCTTTGTAATTATTTCAGGTGTCATGATTTGGCTGGTAGCCAGAGACAAAAAAAATATACCTGAGAAAAAAAGACGCTTTAATCGTAAGGTGGTTCTGATTTATTTGGCCATTTGTTTGAGTATGTATCCCATAACGGCTTTTACTTTTATAGTTTGCAAACTATTTTATCCGCTGGGACAATCCGGAATTTATAGCATTTATTTTGTGGGATGGCTCTTGCTGACTGTGTTTTTTATCGTGAAAAGAAACGATGCTTTCACTACTAAATACAGTTTACTAGCTGGTAGTATTCTAGGTTTTTTAGTTCCCGTTTCAAACGGAATCGTTACAGGAAAATGGTTCTGGACAACCTATAATGATGAATTTCAATTATTCTTTGTAGATGTTTTTTGGATTATTTTAGCTTCTATCAGTCTTTATGCCGTATTGAAACGGAAAAACATAAAAAAGCAGAACAGTCAAATATTAGAATAA